In a single window of the Pseudodesulfovibrio profundus genome:
- a CDS encoding homocysteine biosynthesis protein: MAQHQVNKTIKEINDRIRKGKGVVVNAEEMVEIVRKEGKVNAAREVDVVTTGTFSPMCSSGLLINIGQQPPVMKVSRMWLNNVPCYSGLAAVDAYLGCTEPSEDDPLNKVHPGRFAYGGGHVMEDLLRGKAVHLRAEGYGTDCYPRTELEKDITLADLPNAVMLNPRNCYQNYNCAVNLTSRTIYTYMGPLKSNCSNANYATSGQLSPLFNDPYYRTIGMGTRIFLGGGIGYVIGEGTQHVHKPQRNEKGIPENPSGTLMLKGDFKQMKARYVRAQSIIGYGPSLALGVGIPIPMLNEDMAEFTGVSDSDITMPVKDYGYDYPNGIPRELGRATFEDLKSGTITVNGKETSTVPLTSYSMSLEVADELKKWIENGDFLLTEKVDDITSI, translated from the coding sequence ATGGCACAGCATCAGGTGAACAAGACGATTAAAGAGATCAACGACCGGATCCGCAAAGGCAAGGGCGTTGTCGTCAACGCCGAGGAAATGGTTGAGATCGTCCGCAAGGAAGGTAAGGTCAACGCGGCTCGTGAAGTCGATGTCGTCACCACCGGAACCTTTTCTCCCATGTGTTCATCTGGCCTGCTGATCAATATCGGGCAGCAGCCTCCGGTCATGAAAGTTTCACGCATGTGGCTGAACAACGTTCCCTGTTACTCAGGGCTTGCCGCTGTAGACGCGTATTTGGGGTGCACAGAGCCTTCCGAGGACGATCCCCTTAACAAGGTCCATCCCGGACGCTTTGCGTACGGAGGCGGGCATGTAATGGAAGATTTGCTTCGGGGCAAAGCTGTTCACCTTCGCGCAGAAGGGTATGGAACCGACTGTTACCCGCGCACCGAGCTGGAAAAAGACATCACTCTGGCTGACCTGCCCAACGCCGTCATGCTCAATCCGCGCAACTGCTACCAGAACTACAACTGTGCAGTGAACCTGACCAGCCGGACTATCTACACGTACATGGGCCCGCTCAAATCCAACTGCTCCAATGCCAACTATGCCACTTCCGGCCAGCTTTCTCCCCTGTTCAATGATCCGTATTACCGGACCATCGGCATGGGAACACGTATCTTCCTGGGCGGTGGCATCGGGTATGTCATCGGCGAAGGAACACAGCATGTTCACAAGCCGCAGCGCAACGAGAAGGGTATCCCCGAGAATCCCTCGGGCACGCTCATGCTCAAGGGTGACTTCAAGCAGATGAAGGCGCGCTATGTCCGCGCACAATCCATCATTGGCTACGGTCCATCCCTGGCACTGGGTGTTGGTATTCCCATTCCCATGCTCAACGAGGATATGGCCGAATTCACCGGTGTCTCCGATTCCGACATCACCATGCCGGTCAAGGATTACGGTTACGACTACCCCAACGGTATTCCTCGTGAGCTCGGTCGTGCTACCTTTGAAGATCTCAAATCCGGCACCATCACCGTCAACGGCAAGGAGACCAGCACGGTTCCGCTTACCAGCTATTCCATGTCCCTTGAGGTCGCAGATGAACTCAAGAAGTGGATCGAAAATGGTGATTTCCTGCTCACAGAAAAAGTCGACGATATTACAAGTATTTAA
- a CDS encoding 2-oxoacid:acceptor oxidoreductase family protein produces MRYIDSIIAGFGGQGVMLIGNLLAYAGMKDGLNVTYIPVYGPEMRGGTANCTVVLSEEDIGSPIIHKPKSLIAMNRPSLDKFQSRVEDGGIHIINSSLVDMELADQDRLKCYAVPCNDIADKLGNTRMANMVAIGAFVEASKIISIDAVIGSLENVISERYHKLIPANTEAIKAGAETVS; encoded by the coding sequence ATGCGCTACATCGATTCCATCATCGCCGGTTTCGGCGGTCAGGGCGTCATGCTCATCGGCAACCTGCTGGCCTACGCCGGAATGAAAGACGGCCTGAACGTCACCTACATCCCTGTTTATGGCCCGGAAATGCGTGGCGGTACCGCCAACTGTACCGTGGTTTTGTCTGAAGAGGATATCGGCTCTCCGATCATCCACAAACCCAAATCCCTCATCGCCATGAACCGCCCTTCCCTGGACAAGTTCCAGTCCCGCGTTGAGGATGGGGGTATTCACATCATCAACTCATCACTGGTTGATATGGAACTGGCAGATCAGGACCGCCTGAAATGCTATGCAGTCCCCTGCAACGACATTGCCGACAAGCTGGGTAATACCCGCATGGCCAACATGGTCGCCATCGGCGCCTTTGTCGAAGCATCCAAGATCATCTCCATCGATGCTGTCATCGGTTCGCTCGAAAATGTCATTTCCGAGCGGTACCACAAGCTCATTCCGGCCAACACCGAAGCCATCAAGGCCGGTGCGGAAACCGTCAGCTAA
- a CDS encoding thiamine pyrophosphate-dependent enzyme: MSDMNEKLVFDRPESVIDRPTHYCPGCHHGIAHRLIGELMDEMDLGGKTLMTTSIGCSVFLYNYLNADAVEAPHGRAPAVATGVKRARPDHFVFTYQGDGDLASIGMAEIMHAANRGEKISVVFVNNTVYGMTGGQMAPTTMVGQKTTTTPAGRCQTHEGAPIRMTEIIASLGGVAYAARGSLDNVKNIRTAKKYLKKAFEFQTKEIGFGFVELLSGCPTNWKMTALQANERIQNEMIPYFPLGVYKDISDEGGIC, from the coding sequence ATGTCAGATATGAATGAAAAACTCGTATTCGATCGACCGGAATCCGTCATCGACAGACCCACGCACTACTGCCCGGGCTGTCATCACGGTATAGCTCACCGGCTCATCGGTGAACTCATGGATGAAATGGACCTGGGCGGCAAGACCCTCATGACCACATCCATCGGTTGTTCCGTATTCCTGTATAATTACCTGAATGCCGATGCCGTTGAAGCACCGCACGGCCGTGCTCCTGCTGTCGCCACCGGCGTCAAGCGTGCCCGCCCGGATCACTTTGTCTTCACCTATCAGGGTGACGGCGATCTGGCTTCCATCGGCATGGCCGAGATCATGCACGCCGCCAACCGCGGTGAAAAGATCTCCGTCGTGTTCGTGAACAACACCGTATACGGCATGACCGGCGGCCAGATGGCTCCGACTACCATGGTCGGCCAGAAGACCACTACCACGCCTGCCGGACGTTGCCAGACACACGAAGGCGCGCCCATCCGCATGACCGAAATCATCGCCTCCCTTGGTGGCGTTGCCTACGCGGCACGTGGTTCTCTGGACAATGTGAAGAACATTCGCACTGCCAAGAAATACTTGAAAAAAGCCTTCGAATTCCAGACCAAGGAAATTGGTTTCGGCTTCGTTGAGCTGCTCTCCGGATGCCCGACCAACTGGAAGATGACTGCATTGCAGGCCAACGAACGTATTCAGAACGAAATGATCCCGTACTTCCCTCTGGGCGTGTACAAGGATATTTCCGATGAAGGAGGTATCTGCTAA